The Acropora palmata chromosome 3, jaAcrPala1.3, whole genome shotgun sequence nucleotide sequence GCTGTCCACAAAAGAGTCATCGGTGCGGTCAGGATGCGGTGAATCATACAGTTTGATGTTAAAATCCACTTCGTCTGATTTAGGAGGAGGTCTGAAAACCATACTCTTCGATTTCATCACTGGATTTCTCTTTGACATTCCACCTACACGGAAAAAAAGTCAACCTAAATAGGCTTCAGGGCAATTTTACAATTGTTTAGGTTTCCATGAGGTTATGTAATAGCTCATTACCTATAATTGGACGCCAACGTCTGCTCTTTTCTGCTCCCACactcaatttatttttggcaCGTTGTCGCTTATGATGATCGCCCCAGGCCAACCCCGGTGCTTCTGATGCTTGTCTTGCATAAAAAATACAATGGCATAGTTCTCAAACGATATAGTTTAAGTCATCCAAGCTTTGCTCTAATAAGAACGTCTTCTTGTGGTTAAGGAAGGACAAATTCTCTAGTCTTGGTATAAATATTGAATCGGTTAAAATAACTTAAGTAAACCGAAAGAAACCTGGCCATTTTGAGCTACGTAACGTAAAGTAATATCTTCCGGAGTTTATgctcaaatttaaaacaaggattgaccgttttttttttaagttggtTCCGAGTTTTTCACATTAGTTTCAGCtgttcctttttatttttcaagaaaaaaaaatgcaatcatAAGTTAGAGCTGCGTGAATTTTTCTCTCTTAGTGATCATGATTCGTAATGTTTTGCAAAGCTAGCAATCTATTGAGATCTTCGTTGTTTTAGCTGTTCGTTCTCTGAGTAAAGTTATTTTGTCGTGATTTTATTCTACACACAGTTCAATCTGGAAATACTTCGCGACTGGCAGACCATGCAGGGATTTGAATACATTTCCTCTCGCCCACGTAGGGGTTATTACAGCCTTCTACGGGCTCAGTCAACTTGTTTATAATTTCTGTCCTAAATGCGGCCTAAAAAACAGCCAGATCAGTGACTAACACGGTGGCATATTTATCGAGGTTTTCGAAAAAACCTTATCCTTTTTTTGTATTGGAGACCCGTTTTGTATAGGAGATGCTAGCCAAAGACTTCCTGTGAAATGAAATCAGTGACTTAataaaatttactaattatattttcttcattatGACGTACGAAAGGTGCGGAGCAAATCCGATTTAATTGCGTCACAGTGATTAATAAGCATGAATTTCAGGTAGCTAGCGAGCCAGTGTTATAATTGAAAATCTCTTACGTTTTTGAAGAATAAACGAGAAAAGTCGATGTATTTCGCGGACTTTTCCCTCACTTCAAATCATAGCAGACAGGAAGGATCACGTGTAACTCATTCAAGATAGTGACAACTTTGAACTGTGGCTCTAACTGAACGAGACAGAACGCTTTCACAAACTTTTTTGTCAAGTGAAAGATAAATGGTTTAGCTCACGACCAAGATCAAAAAGATCTTCTCAAATGATTTACAAAAGCGTAGCTTGAGTACAGAAGGCGGGAAAGATCTTCACTACACTCTTGCTTTTGGATTTACAATACAACAACACGAGAAAGCCCACCTATTGCCCGTTTTTCGGCGTCTTTTTAAGCTTTGCCTTGTGGAAGATTTAAAAGACCCGTGATCTCAGCtgtgaaataattttctgCTTGAGAACTAATACGTCAAGCTAAGACGGATGGGATGAAAatggttttcaaaaattagccacacctGTAATTGTCGCGCTATGTGCCCGGCGATTCTCAGAAAGGGATTTGCTTTATTTAGGATAATGTTTAACTGGTTGGTTGATGcatagttagtaactatgGTTGATGTAACGAccttatcctttttttttccattacaATGTTTACATTCTCTACACCGCAGCTGAGTATCGTTACTTTTCCGCAAACAGTAGCTGAAAACGGAGCGAAACAACtttacaggtcaaaattattttgcatttcatAGTGTATTTTCTACGCttcattaaaatacaaaggaaaaacaggAAATCTTTGGTGGTTGGTTGGAACGAAGTTAAAACGTAGGTAACCGAATTACCCCGTCCATCAGCTTACCTTTCTTTGTAAATCGGAACACACGATATGGATCCTTCTCGTCCAAACTATGGGGAACACGGACTTCTATCACATCTGGCATCTTATGAAGAGCACACCGAAACCTTGTCTTCCAAGCTGACGGATGCGGAGGTTCGCCGTGATGATACTTGCCTGTATGTTCAGCCCAAAGCTTGAACAACATAGCGTCCTTCTCATAATTGAAATCAGGTTTGCCAGCGTGCTTCCACGACACTCGgaattctttcttttctctatCACGCCAGCATAAACCAGGAATCTTTCCGCTGTTTATCTTGTCCTCTAGCCACGGTCTTAGCCTTCGTCGTGCAGAGCACATATCGCAGCTCGAGCGCTCTCCTTGAGGCAGACAAGAAAATTCAAGTGATTCACAAGCACTCACAACTGTACTGCAAGAGGACCTAATGTCTTTCAATGTGGAACTTCCATAAATTAAACGTATTTTTATACGACCAAACCCAGTATGCaatgttgccttttttaaCTTAGCTTAAAGCTCGCTGAAAGGGTTTTTTCCCACACCAAGGTCTGATTTATATTGCTGACTACTCAAGCGTGCCCAACTTCCTTAAATTACTCGCCATGTgtgaaaacaggaaaaatcCGAACAAAGAAACGCAGATCAGTGACGATACTTTCTCAGAATAACTAAagacaaacaactgaaaaccCTAAGATGATTGTTCTTTGAGCAAAATCTATCACCTCAGAAAGTACATTTAACGACTGTAGTTTCCGGCGAAGACCTTCACATAAATATCCTTGACGAATCTGCCGAATCGCAATGAGATCGATAGTCAGTTTGGGGATAAAGTCACAGAATAATATTATCCACTGATTATGCCATTTAATATTGAATTTGAGAGAGCTATTTTCCTAAACAATAATCGCATCTCCAGTGAATGGAACTAAAATACTTTTATCACATTGAAATATTCATTTCAAATAGCTAGGGACAAGTTGGTAAACAACTTCAATAAAGGAAGTGTTAACAAAAACGTTTCCATCCGTGATAAGttgaggacaaaaaaaaaaatgacaattaaaCCGGACGATTCCCTAGTGTAATTTTTCTTGTACTGCCGCCGCGAGTTTCGCAACAACGATTCGATGTTGCGATCAGTGAACTTGGTGCGTTCACAAGAACTAATAGGATTGCGTGACATTGTACGGTCACCGCAATATAAAGACGATCTATATGCTATGATGTAATTTGAAATGCTAACACTCGATCGTCGACCATCAATATCAGCACCACGTTTCGTTGTTTTTCAGTGTTGGTAGTTTGTTTCTGCGTGGCCATGAGAACGATGTCAAATATTGTGCGACAGGAAGAACTAGTGGAGCGGTCAAACAGAGGAAATTACAGCAAAATCCAATTCAGCTTCAATACCTCGACAATACGAGAGGGACTTCGAAGCACCAGACAGATAAACGGTATTAAGATCTAAAGATGAATGGCAGCAATCcgatttcaaacaaaaacggTTAATATTTctgcttgaattttttttttctgatctATTCATGAATAAGTTGATCCAAAAAGATATTAACATCGTGCcaaatatgtttttggcaacgTAACAAGAAtgtaaacaaagcaaaacactgaagaagaaaaaaaaatcagaaattcTCCTATGTCTTTTACTGTCTTCTAAATCCTGACGGtgaattattataatgataatCACTGATAATAACCACTCAGGGTTATTTAGATGAGAACAAGCGCTCTTCAAAGAGCGGAGACTACAGTCAAATATTGAGTTATGGGTGAGAGCGGGAAACTGGAGTAGCCGGGTAAAAACTCTCGTAAAAGAGTAGAGAACTAACTAATTCACAGATGGCGTTGATGTCCGAAGCAAATAAGCGTTTATTGTTTTATACCTCACAGAAGACTGAAGAATAAACGCTAATTAGTGTGCATAAAATGAGATATGTAGGAGTTTTAGATCACCCATGATGCATATGAAGAAACTAAACAGGAGTGTTGCAACGCTGGGTCCGGGAAGCCTTTGTAGGCTTGCTCCAACTATCTCTGAGCGTGAAAGTTCTTGAACGACCCCGGCAACTAGAGTTGCGATAACGATTTACAGCCAATATCCGACAAGAATGCAAGTGTGCCATTATTGAAGAGACAACGCTTTCCTCCCAGTTATTTTTAGACCCTCGATGTTGGTTCCTTCTCGGATCGAACCGTGCGACATTCCACACGGAAGTTAAGGCGTTCAGACAACTCGTCGGAGTTCTGAGTACAAACGGTCTGGCCTTCAGAATGAGACGTCTGGTATAGTACGGAAAATGTTGAGGACGCATTAAACATCGGAATAGCACGCGTCTGAAGTC carries:
- the LOC141876369 gene encoding interferon regulatory factor 9-like isoform X1; translation: MCSARRRLRPWLEDKINSGKIPGLCWRDREKKEFRVSWKHAGKPDFNYEKDAMLFKLWAEHTGKYHHGEPPHPSAWKTRFRCALHKMPDVIEVRVPHSLDEKDPYRVFRFTKKGGMSKRNPVMKSKSMVFRPPPKSDEVDFNIKLYDSPHPDRTDDSFVDSYDLNDITPTIPTFHLSDIMMADEAMTFGHGFPKQLPWLENHGESSSLMENGSVFGENTKVIQEHLLTTNPD
- the LOC141876369 gene encoding interferon regulatory factor 4-like isoform X2 — encoded protein: MCSARRRLRPWLEDKINSGKIPGLCWRDREKKEFRVSWKHAGKPDFNYEKDAMLFKLWAEHTGKYHHGEPPHPSAWKTRFRCALHKMPDVIEVRVPHSLDEKDPYRVFRFTKKGGMSKRNPVMKSKSMVFRPPPKSDEVDFNIKLYDSPHPDRTDDSFVDSYDLNDITPNSAWVLLRRAELWTMKSDEKGPTVYRLYPRRLESNYKDHSNVSLK